One genomic region from Tachysurus fulvidraco isolate hzauxx_2018 chromosome 14, HZAU_PFXX_2.0, whole genome shotgun sequence encodes:
- the ppdpfa gene encoding pancreatic progenitor cell differentiation and proliferation factor A translates to MASIPSSGSLVATHDYYRRRIGSTSSNSSCGSSDYTGEVIPHHPGLPRQDSGHWWASFFFGKQSTPIGHDTQHKAGTHIISNDKVTCIAKEMVLQRKLSVSSDQGNPEPSTSPDS, encoded by the exons ATGGCATCAATTCCATCCAGCGGATCTCTTGTTGCTACCCATGACTACTACAGAC GGCGCATAGGATCTACTTCCAGCAACAGTTCCTGTGGCAGTTCAGATTATACTGGAGAAGTTATTCCACACCACCCAG GTCTACCTAGACAAGACTCAGGACACTGGTGGGCCAGTTTTTTCTTTGGGAAGCAAAGTACACCTATTGGACATGACACCCAGCACAA GGCTGGGACCCACATTATATCTAATGACAAAGTGACTTGCATTGCCAAGGAAATGGTGCTGCAGAGAAAGCTGAGTGTAAGCAGTGATCAAGGAAATCCCGAGCCCAGCACTTCCCCTGACTCATAA